The genomic DNA AGTTCATCACGAAGACCGCCGATGTCCTCGTAGGTAATCTGGCTGATGCCCTCAAACCCGCTGATAGGACTGTCTGATATGATCACCTCGGTCCGCTGACTGATGATGACCGCATCCGGGGGATCCAGCTCGATGACCTTGTATGCCACCATCTGCGGCTGGACAAATGGCATTCCTATGGGAATAGGTACCGAGTCACCCATTGCGACCGGATAATCTATGAGGTTGTGATGTATGGTTGAGGGATCTGCCATCGGCACATTTTTCGGGAGATCCTCGGGGGGTGCCAGCACCACGGTCGCGGCAGGGATCGTCTCTTCCACCTTGGTTATTTTGACCGTGTCTCCAATCGAGACATTTGCATTCATCCGGGTAAAATTATCAATCCGGATCTTCTGCTGATTCCAGTCTGCCAGCTGGGCACGCCAGACCTTTGCAACGGTTACGGACCTGCCGGAGATCCGGATGATGTCGCCCGGTGAAAGTCGCATCTGGTTCATAGTTTCCGGATCCAGGCGGGCTTTCCCTCCCCCCTGGTCTCCGGGATATGCACTATCAACCCTGAGATACAATTCCATTACCTAACCATCATATACGCCGGGACTTAAAAGTATAGGAACCATGCGTCTTCTCGCATTTGACCCCTTTCACGGCGCTGCAGGGGATATGATATGTGGAGCTCTCCTGAGCCTTGGTGCTGACAAAGAGCAGGTCATGCGAGCGATGAGTTCTGTTGTGCAGACTCCAGATAGTGAGATAGTAAACAGGTGTGGCATTGCTGCCGTGAAGGTCCATACCCGTGCCGGTCCTGCCCACCGGACTCTCGAGGAAGTGCTGGATATCGTCCGAAAGGCACATGCCCCTCCGGCAGTAATTGCGCAGGCTGAACACATTTTTATCAGGATCGCAAAGGCAGAGGAGGCAGTCCACGGAACGCACCATGTTCATTTTCATGAAGTCGGCGCCGACGATGCGATTGCCGATGTTATCGGTTCCTGTATGGCGGTACATCTGCTTGCTCCTGAAAAAATCATCTCCCTGCCGGTTGCTGTCGGGACCGGGATGCTGACCTGTGCTCATGGGACCTTTCCTGTGCCGGCACCAGCAACCGCCGAGATCCTCTCATCCGGCAGACTTCTTGTAATGTCTGGAGAGCATACCGGAGAACAACTCACCCCCACCGGGGCGGCAATCCTCTCCGAGTTCTGTGGAGAGGGGACCCCGTATCTTCCTGTCGGTATCATTCTGAAGACCGGATACGGGGCAGGCAGCAGGGATGATCCCCGATCTCCAAACGTGCTCAGGGCATATGTGATGGAGTGCCAGGGCCTGTCAGAAGACAGGGTGGACATCCTTGAGACGAATGTTGACGACATCACCGGCGAGTGCATCGGAACCGTGCTTTCACTTGTAATGAAAGAAGGGGCACGGGATGCCTGTGCAGTGCCGGTCCTCATGAAAAAAGGACGGCCGGGGCATCTTATCAGGGTCATCTCACCGGCTGAACGGTCAGGAGCGCTTGCAGAGATACTTGCCAGGGAACTTGGGACACTGGGTATCAGGGTTACCCCGGCTGTTCACCGGTTTATTGCCGAACGGGAGATACAGGAGGTACCGGTTCAGATACACGGGGAGGAGGTCAGGTTTCCGGTAAAGTTCGGGTATATCGGAGATACCTGCTACCTGGTAAAACCAGAATACGGGGTTGCCGAGGAGTATGCAAAAACCCACACTATTCCGGTGAGGGATGTTCTCCATATCGTGACGGAAGCGGGGAAAAAATTCATCAGGTCAGGTGAGAGCCGATGAGATTAACCGGCGTATCCTCAGGAAATGCAGCACTTGATGACCTGATGGGGACCGGATACCCCCGCAAGATGATCACCCAGATCTTTGGTGAGCCCGGCTCAGGAAAATCTTCCTTATGCCTCATGGCGGCAGTCTCAGTCTTAAAGCAGGGTGAGTCGGTTGTCTATTTCGATACTGAGAGTTTCTCTGCCGAACGGTTCAGCCAGATTGCCGGTGATGAGGCAGCGACTCTTGCTGACCGGCTGTTCCTTTATGAACCAGTGGATTTTAACCAGCAGGCTCTGATGATACTTGAATCTGAGGATGTGATACGGGAGCAGAAGGCAGGAATCATCATCCTTGATTCTGCCACCGGCCTGTACCGGACCGAACTTGAACATATCCAGGAGGCGCTTCAGAAGTTTAACCGCCAGATGACGATGCTCCTTGGGTATGCAAAGCGATATGACATTCCGGTCCTCATCTCAAACCAGGTATATATGGATATCAGCAGAGGTGATTTTGCTCCCCTCGGAGGGACCGGCCTGTATCATCTCAGTAAAATCATCCTTCAGATTGAACGGCGGGACAATACCAGGAGGATCCGGGTCATGAAACATCATGCACGGCCTGAAGGAACCTATATTGATGTCATCCTTGTCCAGGAGGGAATCAGAATTATTGATGAGTACCTGGAAGACCTCCAGATCGGGAAGCCATAAACCCTGACAATACCCATCTT from Methanospirillum hungatei JF-1 includes the following:
- the larC gene encoding nickel pincer cofactor biosynthesis protein LarC produces the protein MRLLAFDPFHGAAGDMICGALLSLGADKEQVMRAMSSVVQTPDSEIVNRCGIAAVKVHTRAGPAHRTLEEVLDIVRKAHAPPAVIAQAEHIFIRIAKAEEAVHGTHHVHFHEVGADDAIADVIGSCMAVHLLAPEKIISLPVAVGTGMLTCAHGTFPVPAPATAEILSSGRLLVMSGEHTGEQLTPTGAAILSEFCGEGTPYLPVGIILKTGYGAGSRDDPRSPNVLRAYVMECQGLSEDRVDILETNVDDITGECIGTVLSLVMKEGARDACAVPVLMKKGRPGHLIRVISPAERSGALAEILARELGTLGIRVTPAVHRFIAEREIQEVPVQIHGEEVRFPVKFGYIGDTCYLVKPEYGVAEEYAKTHTIPVRDVLHIVTEAGKKFIRSGESR
- the radB gene encoding DNA repair and recombination protein RadB, whose translation is MRLTGVSSGNAALDDLMGTGYPRKMITQIFGEPGSGKSSLCLMAAVSVLKQGESVVYFDTESFSAERFSQIAGDEAATLADRLFLYEPVDFNQQALMILESEDVIREQKAGIIILDSATGLYRTELEHIQEALQKFNRQMTMLLGYAKRYDIPVLISNQVYMDISRGDFAPLGGTGLYHLSKIILQIERRDNTRRIRVMKHHARPEGTYIDVILVQEGIRIIDEYLEDLQIGKP